The region TCCCCGTAACACTGCCACGCCCTTCTTCATTCCGAGACACCCGTTCCGATCCGCGAGACGATTTCGTCCCAGTAGCCGGGCATCGTCTCCCACGGGTCGGCCCGTCCACCGTGATCCGTGCGGTCGGTGAAGTAGATCGTGGCGGCGCCCTGCCAGCGCGCGATGCGCAGCGCCTCGTCGAGATGCCCGCGCGGTATCCCGTGCACGAAGTGGCAGAAGCGCTCGGGCGGATAGTCGGCGGTCCACTCGGCCACCTGCGACCAGCGGTAGTCGCTCCAGGTGCCGGAGAAGGTCACCAGCTGGTCGGCGCTTTCGGCATAGCCGGGGTAAGGGTGGGTGCCGTGGCCGAGGACGAGGTGCGCGTCGTCGAGGAGCGTGCGCAGCGTGGTGGCCGCCCGGCGGACCTCGGGGAGCGCGGCGCGCTCGGTGGGGCAGCGGTGCAGGAGGAACCCGCCGACCCGGTACCAGTCGAGATACCGGCGTGCGTCGGATATCACCTCGGCGAAGGCGCGTGCGCCGTACGTCACGTCCAGGTGTCCCAGGACGCGCACGCCCGCGTTGCGGAGTCGGCCGGCGGCCTCCAGGCAGTGCGGGTCGGGGCGGGTGCCGGGACCGTTGGCCACGTTCAGGACGGCCCAGTGCACGGGGGTGCCGGGGCGGGTGAGTTCGCCCCACTCGGCCGGAGCGACGAGGGGGTGCGCATAGCCGGGGACGCCGAGGCCGACCCGTAAGTCCGTGCTCGCTATGCC is a window of Streptomyces mirabilis DNA encoding:
- a CDS encoding spherulation-specific family 4 protein is translated as MSYLTSAATGIASTDLRVGLGVPGYAHPLVAPAEWGELTRPGTPVHWAVLNVANGPGTRPDPHCLEAAGRLRNAGVRVLGHLDVTYGARAFAEVISDARRYLDWYRVGGFLLHRCPTERAALPEVRRAATTLRTLLDDAHLVLGHGTHPYPGYAESADQLVTFSGTWSDYRWSQVAEWTADYPPERFCHFVHGIPRGHLDEALRIARWQGAATIYFTDRTDHGGRADPWETMPGYWDEIVSRIGTGVSE